One Salvia splendens isolate huo1 chromosome 22, SspV2, whole genome shotgun sequence DNA segment encodes these proteins:
- the LOC121786447 gene encoding vesicle-associated protein 4-1-like — protein MAIVDDDRHKKWRIFRLWQSQSHQNGVVSRSFIARLLFPGRRKLSLDPSNKLYFPYEPGKQGRSAVRINNSSNSHVAFKFQTTAPKSSYMRPPGGILAPGESLIATVFKFMELPQSNQKRKAKFKIISLKVKQGTDYVPELFDEQRDDVVVERVLQVVYLDPERPNPALEKLERQLAEADAAIETRKKPRANAGPKMIAEGLVLDEWRERREKYLARQRVQAVDSA, from the exons ATGGCAATAGTTGACGATGACCGCCACAAGAAGTGGCGGATTTTCCGGCTGTGGCAAAGTCAGTCACACCAAAACGGCGTCGTTAGCCGCTCGTTCATTGCGAGATTGCTCTTCCCTGGACGGCGGAAGCTCAGTCTCGATCCTTCCAACAAACTCTACTTCCCAT ATGAACCGGGAAAGCAGGGCCGAAGCGCTGTCCGGATCAACAATTCTAGTAACTCTCACGTTGCCTTCAAG TTTCAAACTACTGCACCAAAGAGTAGTTATATGAGACCACCTGGAGGCATCCTTGCTCCTGGAGAAAGCCTAATAGCTACTG TATTCAAGTTCATGGAGCTTCCTCAAAGCAATCAGAAGCGCAAGGCTAAGTTCAAAATCATCAGTCTTAAGGTGAAACAAGGAACCGACTATGTGCCTGAGCTG TTTGATGAGCAAAGGGATGACGTGGTGGTTGAGCGCGTGCTGCAGGTTGTTTACCTAGATCCCGAGCGCCCTAATCCG GCGCTTGAGAAGCTGGAGCGCCAGCTGGCTGAGGCCGATGCTGCAATAGAAACCCGGAAAAAGCCCCGAGCAAATGCAGGTCCGAAGATGATAGCCGAAGGCCTTGTTTTAGATGAATGG AGAGAACGAAGGGAAAAATATCTCGCTAGGCAGCGCGTTCAGGCGGTGGATTCGGCGTGA